From the Nocardiopsis changdeensis genome, one window contains:
- a CDS encoding SAF domain-containing protein, producing MEGEWESVRLAAVSRRRWKWGLLAGSLIFSGGFAGAWAGLASEDTHMVAVLAADLPAGHVLTAQDVSQVEAEGIEGLHLLAPDAVEGMALSRPMTAGSPLVAGSVADSGLWPEPGTALLAVPVATVPQDMEPGARVDLIATRLAPDEAVQDAGSEEDGSGGAPGVVTGLVHRVVSGSEDGFSGDRQVVEVVLPRDRAARFSQAAAGGDVQVAVVDPREETRTGEAGEESE from the coding sequence GTGGAAGGGGAGTGGGAGTCGGTCCGGCTGGCGGCGGTCTCGCGCCGCCGGTGGAAGTGGGGGCTGCTGGCCGGATCCCTGATCTTCTCGGGCGGCTTCGCCGGAGCTTGGGCGGGACTCGCCTCGGAGGACACCCACATGGTCGCGGTGCTCGCGGCCGACCTTCCGGCCGGTCACGTGCTCACCGCCCAGGACGTGTCCCAGGTCGAAGCGGAGGGGATCGAAGGACTTCACCTGCTGGCACCGGATGCCGTGGAGGGGATGGCACTGAGCAGGCCGATGACCGCGGGTTCCCCTCTGGTGGCGGGCTCGGTCGCCGATTCCGGGCTGTGGCCCGAGCCGGGCACCGCCCTGCTCGCGGTGCCCGTGGCCACGGTGCCCCAGGACATGGAACCGGGGGCACGAGTCGACCTGATCGCCACCCGCCTGGCACCGGACGAAGCCGTGCAGGACGCAGGATCCGAGGAGGACGGCTCGGGCGGTGCGCCCGGGGTCGTGACGGGCCTAGTGCACCGTGTGGTCTCCGGTAGCGAAGACGGGTTCAGCGGTGACCGCCAGGTGGTGGAGGTGGTCCTGCCCCGGGACCGGGCCGCACGTTTCTCCCAGGCTGCGGCCGGGGGAGACGTGCAGGTCGCGGTGGTCGACCCGCGTGAGGAAACCCGAACGGGTGAGGCGGGGGAGGAGAGCGAATGA
- a CDS encoding CpaF family protein, producing MTATNDVPRLAPTFQDGPDEAALRTTAVALAGRITEQLITDHDRAADPESVGRLVDALLEERARTALIRGGVEFTAADEARLRRVVLDHVLGLGPLEELLAEPEVQNIHITGNDPVTVDLGGGHREPRPAVVDTDAALVSLVQRIAARAPGGERRFDTAAPILSMELKDGSRLSAVMPGIAARPTVTIRRHPARYLRLGDLARAGMVDQAARDLLVAAVRARMNLLISGATNAGKTTLLRALAGTVEGERIITVEDALELGLHRHLTDVNVVALQGRPANIEGLGEVTLAELVRAALRMCPDRVIVGETRGPETIALLNAMSMGTDGSMSTVHASSSQQVFAKLAAYCAQAPERMTPSATAALVGAAVHLVVHIDVAPDGDRVVTSVRQVVGSQGEQVVSDELYTREADEPTGEMVCPPSGQVGRHLARVGYPMRRWA from the coding sequence ATGACAGCGACGAACGACGTTCCACGACTGGCACCGACCTTCCAGGACGGCCCGGACGAGGCCGCCCTTCGAACCACCGCGGTGGCGCTGGCCGGCCGCATCACCGAACAGCTCATCACCGACCACGACAGGGCTGCGGACCCCGAGTCCGTGGGCCGACTCGTCGACGCCCTGCTGGAGGAACGGGCCCGCACCGCTCTGATCCGGGGAGGCGTCGAGTTCACGGCCGCGGACGAGGCCCGGCTGCGCCGCGTGGTCCTGGACCACGTCCTGGGCCTGGGGCCGCTGGAGGAGCTGCTCGCCGAACCGGAGGTGCAGAACATCCACATCACCGGAAACGACCCGGTGACCGTGGACCTCGGCGGGGGACACCGGGAACCCCGCCCGGCCGTGGTGGACACCGACGCCGCCCTCGTCTCCCTGGTGCAGCGGATCGCGGCACGCGCTCCCGGCGGGGAACGGCGCTTCGACACCGCTGCGCCGATCCTGTCCATGGAGCTGAAGGACGGTTCCCGGCTGTCGGCGGTGATGCCCGGCATTGCGGCCCGACCGACCGTGACGATCCGTCGTCACCCCGCCCGGTACCTGAGGCTGGGGGACCTGGCCCGGGCGGGGATGGTCGACCAGGCCGCACGTGACCTGCTGGTCGCGGCGGTCAGGGCTCGGATGAACCTCCTCATCAGCGGGGCCACGAACGCGGGTAAGACCACCCTGCTGCGTGCACTGGCGGGCACGGTCGAGGGCGAGCGGATCATCACCGTGGAGGATGCACTCGAACTCGGACTGCACCGTCACCTGACGGACGTCAACGTCGTGGCGCTACAGGGGCGGCCCGCGAACATCGAAGGCCTCGGCGAGGTCACCCTGGCCGAGCTGGTGCGGGCCGCGCTGCGGATGTGCCCGGACCGGGTGATCGTCGGGGAGACCCGGGGGCCGGAGACCATCGCACTGCTCAACGCGATGAGCATGGGCACGGACGGGTCGATGTCCACGGTCCACGCGTCCAGCTCGCAGCAGGTGTTCGCCAAGCTGGCAGCGTACTGCGCCCAGGCCCCGGAGCGGATGACCCCTTCGGCGACGGCAGCGCTGGTGGGCGCGGCGGTGCACCTGGTCGTCCACATCGATGTGGCCCCGGACGGGGACCGGGTGGTCACCAGCGTCCGCCAGGTCGTGGGCTCCCAGGGCGAACAGGTCGTCTCGGACGAGCTGTACACCCGGGAAGCCGACGAGCCCACCGGGGAGATGGTGTGCCCGCCGAGCGGGCAGGTCGGTCGGCACCTGGCCAGGGTCGGATACCCGATGCGGAGGTGGGCGTGA
- a CDS encoding type II secretion system F family protein, whose amino-acid sequence MAPWWDWTVGALVLGGVLAGAGIACAAYTLSLFPGRVPSTGPGRWVKLPSRRGTWTRAACAAAAGTVTGLVTGWPVGAVLAAAAGWWMPALLGPDTTTRAQADLGEALASWAEQLRDMLTGASGLHQAVTATVPVAPDPVRDQVRALDARLRAGQSMERAAAVFAREVDSDLGDLIAVALTMGASHQSGDLGGALSRLAEAARERATTVARVSASRAQVRSSIRIIAAATAFMLLGMTVFNPSFLAPLGTVSGQLVLALTGGLWAASFFWLARLASPPGQARPFTLTAVPTAGAGGAG is encoded by the coding sequence ATGGCGCCGTGGTGGGACTGGACGGTGGGCGCCCTCGTCCTTGGAGGTGTGCTGGCCGGTGCGGGCATCGCCTGCGCCGCCTACACGCTGAGCCTCTTCCCCGGGCGCGTGCCCTCTACGGGACCGGGACGGTGGGTCAAGCTCCCGAGCCGACGCGGCACGTGGACGCGTGCGGCCTGCGCCGCCGCAGCGGGGACGGTGACCGGCCTGGTGACGGGATGGCCGGTCGGAGCCGTGCTCGCCGCCGCCGCAGGGTGGTGGATGCCCGCCCTGCTCGGCCCCGACACCACGACCCGGGCACAGGCCGACCTCGGCGAGGCCCTGGCCTCCTGGGCCGAACAACTGCGCGACATGCTCACCGGGGCCTCGGGACTGCACCAGGCCGTCACGGCCACGGTGCCCGTCGCCCCGGATCCGGTCCGCGACCAGGTCCGGGCGCTTGATGCCCGGCTGCGTGCCGGACAGTCCATGGAGCGGGCGGCGGCGGTGTTCGCCCGCGAGGTCGACTCCGACCTGGGCGACCTGATCGCGGTCGCCTTGACGATGGGAGCGTCCCACCAGAGCGGCGATCTCGGCGGAGCCCTGTCGCGGTTGGCGGAGGCCGCGCGTGAGAGGGCGACCACGGTGGCCCGGGTGTCGGCGTCCCGAGCGCAGGTGCGCTCCTCGATACGGATCATCGCCGCCGCCACCGCCTTCATGCTCCTGGGCATGACGGTGTTCAACCCGTCGTTCCTGGCTCCGCTGGGAACGGTCTCCGGCCAACTCGTGCTCGCTCTGACCGGCGGGCTGTGGGCGGCCTCGTTCTTCTGGCTCGCACGCCTTGCCTCACCGCCCGGGCAGGCGCGCCCCTTCACCCTCACGGCGGTCCCGACGGCCGGGGCGGGTGGTGCGGGGTGA
- a CDS encoding TadE/TadG family type IV pilus assembly protein: MNTRSRCRSGRSRRSDDDRGSAEPLFVLPIVFVMVLAVAQAGVWAHAQHRTQAIASQTLASARAFDGSAEAARERAGQAREQLGGGVLHRVEVEVDRTADLARVRVAARTVGLVPGAGVPVSAEMSGPVERLAP, encoded by the coding sequence GTGAACACACGGTCCCGGTGCCGCAGCGGCCGCAGCCGGAGGAGCGACGACGACCGGGGCAGCGCGGAGCCGCTTTTCGTCCTGCCGATCGTGTTCGTGATGGTGCTGGCCGTCGCACAGGCGGGGGTGTGGGCGCACGCCCAACACCGGACCCAGGCGATCGCCTCCCAGACCCTGGCCTCCGCCCGCGCCTTCGACGGCTCGGCGGAGGCGGCCCGGGAGCGGGCCGGGCAGGCGCGGGAGCAGCTGGGAGGAGGCGTGCTCCACCGGGTGGAGGTCGAGGTCGACCGCACCGCGGACCTGGCGCGGGTGCGGGTGGCGGCCCGGACGGTCGGCCTGGTACCGGGGGCGGGGGTGCCGGTCTCGGCGGAGATGTCCGGACCGGTCGAACGCCTCGCACCATGA
- a CDS encoding TadE/TadG family type IV pilus assembly protein, whose product MRRRGRDDGSASVELMLLVPVLLLALMLMVVAGRQVSAALVTQDAAAAAARSASLQRDMTSAHAQAHDTALGELADRGVVCDPFTASVDTSRFEAGGTVRVEVACTVSAVDLGGFGGQRTLRSSAESPIDPYRGRTP is encoded by the coding sequence GTGCGGCGGCGCGGACGTGACGACGGGAGCGCCTCCGTGGAGCTGATGCTCCTCGTTCCCGTGCTCCTGCTGGCCCTGATGCTGATGGTCGTGGCCGGACGGCAGGTCTCGGCCGCCCTGGTCACCCAGGACGCGGCCGCGGCGGCGGCCCGGTCCGCCTCCCTGCAACGCGACATGACCTCCGCCCACGCCCAGGCCCATGACACTGCTCTGGGGGAGCTGGCCGACCGGGGCGTGGTCTGCGACCCCTTCACTGCCTCCGTGGACACCTCCCGTTTCGAGGCGGGAGGGACGGTGCGGGTGGAGGTGGCCTGCACGGTCAGCGCCGTGGACCTGGGCGGCTTCGGCGGCCAGCGCACGCTGCGCTCCTCCGCCGAGTCCCCGATCGACCCCTACCGAGGGAGGACGCCATGA
- a CDS encoding pilus assembly protein TadG-related protein, whose product MSRVTRVPGRNLRWSGDRGNASVFLIMLMPVVMAVFALVWEAGQMLLAKTELLTAAHEAARAGAQQIDQNETLRTGTPVLAPHDARRAAIDHLRSPDTTVRVEVGEDRVTVLAHTTYTPVLLPIGVREIEAEATATALPPR is encoded by the coding sequence ATGAGCCGGGTGACCCGAGTCCCGGGGCGCAACCTGCGCTGGTCCGGAGACCGGGGGAACGCGTCGGTGTTCCTCATCATGCTCATGCCGGTCGTGATGGCCGTGTTCGCGCTGGTGTGGGAGGCCGGGCAGATGCTCCTCGCCAAGACCGAACTGCTGACGGCCGCGCACGAGGCCGCCCGGGCGGGCGCCCAACAGATCGACCAGAACGAGACACTCCGCACAGGAACCCCGGTGCTGGCCCCGCACGATGCCCGCCGGGCCGCCATCGACCACCTCCGGTCTCCGGACACCACGGTGCGGGTGGAGGTCGGCGAGGACCGGGTCACGGTTCTGGCCCACACCACCTACACCCCCGTTCTGCTGCCGATAGGCGTCCGCGAGATCGAGGCGGAGGCGACCGCGACCGCGCTGCCCCCGCGGTAG
- a CDS encoding OmpA family protein — translation MTRSPWSVAGEALFTVVMLVGPPFLATRMEWPLGEDTTWVWLLQYLRGGTVPSAAVIAASMVGLWGVWTFHLVIVALDIVAVVRGVVPRIGLVRLVWVLVAGGATATTTHTAALAAHTDTVAEAPVTPTTDPVQQPRNAGEEQVEKRGAIDRTRTLAGFGFDSVDLTPAMADSLEPTIGMIADFGHPDEPVVVTGHTDPIGDPRYNQALSEQRAQVVADHLAEHLDAEIRIEVRGSGAAQAPSDPGASYGEYRRVEISYTVQRPTPEPAPPVESVPGAPAEAAPVQERVEPDISATGHRFAGQDVVLVGAVSGAAGLGVGYAVGRRRGASAPGKPEADDGRSTGHEAPVADPATGDTSLPLSQGGSAPRDEAGPARGVIQKDGHMLFSDTVRVSGAGGLAFTGTHAARVLAATVTAHAPGPVVLTRAVAAAFTADGAPLEGARIVPDLHHAQLAVETELLSLARLLDEDDDDPAEPAVPARPVLVAVEADDLAAARGLPAELATAAGVVACVLGDTDRTGSVLDCEDAHQVRVRTRNGEATHDGALRHVSPPPGGEADDDQLPGTPEPAPDRAGDGPNRAGEGQPDAAAVPGREPHEADSQARVRVQLFAPQVMCEVNGRDVLQGTRSSTYTLLAVLALAPVSGVSRQELTQVLAPEMPEEQARRFRSNAISALRRAVRDALELGPETPVVENEKGRLRLQQEYFDIDVREFISLHDEVRSSDDSDEEDRLWKLVDLYRTDLLVDVQDEWFFERRREFQEIIADVYVRLLDYVENEEERIRLIDSALEMDSLNEVLHREKMKNYASLGRKDAVHRCFRMLESELRRCGAKPDPETRSLFESLVR, via the coding sequence ATGACGCGAAGCCCGTGGTCAGTGGCGGGTGAAGCACTTTTCACGGTGGTCATGCTGGTGGGCCCGCCCTTCCTGGCGACCCGGATGGAGTGGCCGCTGGGGGAGGACACCACCTGGGTCTGGCTCCTCCAGTACCTGCGCGGGGGGACCGTGCCCAGCGCGGCCGTGATCGCCGCATCGATGGTCGGCCTCTGGGGAGTATGGACGTTCCACCTGGTGATCGTCGCCCTGGACATCGTCGCCGTGGTGCGCGGCGTCGTGCCGCGGATAGGGCTGGTCCGACTTGTGTGGGTGCTGGTGGCCGGAGGTGCCACCGCGACCACCACCCACACCGCGGCTCTGGCCGCGCACACGGACACGGTGGCCGAAGCACCGGTCACACCCACCACCGATCCCGTTCAGCAGCCTCGGAACGCGGGTGAGGAACAGGTGGAGAAACGGGGAGCGATCGACCGCACCCGCACCCTGGCGGGATTCGGGTTCGACTCGGTCGACCTCACACCGGCCATGGCCGACTCCCTGGAACCGACCATCGGCATGATCGCCGACTTCGGACACCCGGACGAGCCGGTGGTGGTGACCGGGCACACCGACCCGATCGGCGACCCCCGTTACAACCAGGCACTGTCCGAGCAGCGTGCCCAAGTCGTTGCTGACCACCTGGCCGAGCACCTGGACGCCGAGATCCGGATTGAAGTCCGGGGCAGCGGAGCAGCCCAGGCCCCATCGGACCCGGGTGCCTCGTACGGCGAGTACCGACGGGTCGAGATCTCCTACACCGTCCAACGCCCCACCCCCGAACCCGCACCGCCCGTGGAATCCGTTCCTGGGGCTCCCGCAGAGGCGGCCCCTGTTCAGGAACGGGTGGAGCCGGACATCTCCGCCACGGGCCACCGGTTCGCAGGGCAGGACGTGGTCCTGGTCGGTGCCGTATCAGGGGCGGCCGGCCTGGGGGTCGGTTACGCGGTCGGGAGGAGGAGGGGAGCGTCCGCTCCCGGAAAACCGGAGGCGGACGACGGGCGGTCAACCGGCCACGAAGCCCCGGTGGCGGACCCCGCCACCGGTGACACCTCTTTGCCTTTGAGCCAGGGCGGTTCGGCGCCCCGGGACGAGGCCGGGCCTGCTCGCGGTGTCATCCAAAAAGACGGCCATATGCTCTTCTCTGACACGGTCAGGGTGAGCGGTGCCGGAGGCCTCGCGTTCACCGGAACCCACGCGGCGCGAGTACTCGCGGCCACGGTCACCGCCCACGCCCCGGGCCCGGTGGTGCTCACCAGAGCGGTCGCCGCGGCCTTCACAGCGGACGGCGCACCACTGGAGGGGGCGCGGATCGTCCCCGATCTGCACCATGCACAACTCGCCGTCGAGACGGAGCTGCTGTCCCTCGCCCGGCTCCTGGACGAGGACGATGATGATCCTGCTGAACCCGCGGTCCCCGCCCGGCCCGTCCTGGTGGCGGTCGAAGCAGACGACCTCGCTGCGGCCCGGGGCCTGCCCGCGGAGCTGGCCACTGCTGCCGGGGTGGTGGCCTGCGTACTCGGCGACACCGACCGCACCGGATCCGTACTGGACTGCGAAGACGCCCACCAGGTGCGGGTCCGCACCCGTAACGGGGAGGCGACGCACGACGGCGCCCTGCGGCACGTGAGTCCACCGCCAGGTGGGGAAGCCGACGACGATCAGCTCCCGGGCACTCCGGAACCCGCTCCTGACCGGGCCGGGGACGGGCCGAACCGGGCCGGAGAGGGACAGCCCGACGCTGCTGCGGTCCCGGGGAGGGAACCGCATGAGGCCGACTCGCAGGCCAGGGTGCGGGTCCAGTTGTTCGCGCCACAGGTGATGTGCGAGGTGAACGGCCGCGATGTCCTCCAGGGAACGCGCAGCAGCACCTACACCCTGCTCGCCGTTCTGGCCCTTGCTCCGGTGTCAGGGGTCTCCCGCCAGGAGCTGACACAGGTCCTGGCACCCGAGATGCCCGAGGAACAGGCCCGCCGGTTTCGGTCCAATGCGATCTCGGCTTTGCGCAGGGCTGTCCGCGACGCATTGGAGCTGGGACCGGAGACGCCGGTCGTCGAGAACGAGAAAGGAAGGCTCCGACTCCAGCAGGAGTACTTCGACATCGACGTCCGTGAATTCATCAGCCTTCACGACGAGGTGAGAAGCTCGGATGATTCAGACGAAGAAGATCGGTTGTGGAAGTTGGTTGACCTCTACCGAACCGATCTCCTTGTAGATGTCCAGGACGAATGGTTCTTCGAGCGCCGGCGCGAGTTCCAGGAGATTATCGCCGATGTGTATGTGAGGCTGCTGGACTACGTCGAAAACGAAGAAGAGCGTATACGCCTCATCGACTCCGCATTGGAGATGGACAGCTTGAATGAAGTTCTTCACCGGGAGAAAATGAAGAACTATGCCTCCCTGGGGAGGAAGGACGCTGTTCATCGGTGCTTCCGGATGTTGGAGAGCGAACTCCGCCGGTGTGGCGCCAAGCCTGACCCGGAAACCCGGTCCCTCTTTGAAAGCCTCGTCCGCTAG
- a CDS encoding winged helix-turn-helix domain-containing protein, giving the protein MTTTTTATAPRRSAEHTRALILATLTEAPEPVTVAALAEETGLGASTLAKHLNTLEEEKKTVRTPGGRQGNKRLPDTWHATPAPEPASPQETTELAPATTPKQKNPAPSPEERNETGTVSGTGERPRTAPAAEPATSKAAFIEVGAPNPVSGSPRLAPGELKVMVKALLDASPKEEFTATEISHLLAGRSIGAIQNNLARLAKEGRAAQTGDKPRRYRSAKSGN; this is encoded by the coding sequence ATGACCACCACCACGACCGCCACCGCGCCGCGCCGCTCGGCCGAGCACACCCGCGCCCTGATCCTGGCCACCCTCACCGAGGCACCCGAGCCCGTCACGGTTGCCGCGCTGGCGGAGGAGACCGGGCTGGGCGCCTCCACCCTGGCCAAGCACCTCAATACGCTGGAGGAGGAGAAGAAGACGGTGCGCACCCCGGGCGGGCGCCAGGGGAACAAGCGCCTGCCCGACACCTGGCATGCCACCCCCGCACCGGAGCCCGCCTCCCCGCAGGAGACCACCGAGCTCGCCCCGGCCACCACGCCCAAGCAGAAGAACCCGGCGCCCTCCCCGGAGGAGAGGAACGAGACCGGCACCGTTTCGGGTACCGGCGAGCGGCCTCGCACGGCTCCGGCCGCCGAACCCGCCACCTCGAAGGCGGCGTTCATCGAGGTCGGCGCCCCCAACCCGGTCAGCGGATCCCCCAGGCTGGCCCCCGGCGAGCTGAAGGTGATGGTCAAGGCCCTCCTGGACGCCTCCCCCAAGGAGGAGTTCACCGCGACCGAGATCAGCCACCTCCTGGCCGGCCGGTCCATCGGCGCGATCCAGAACAACCTCGCCCGCCTGGCCAAGGAGGGACGCGCGGCACAGACCGGCGACAAGCCCCGCCGCTACCGCTCCGCCAAGTCCGGCAACTGA
- a CDS encoding TRM11 family SAM-dependent methyltransferase, giving the protein MLHENTDPAISPDLCVSTSGLSVWETGQQQAARQRGNRYSRLSLEHPARMLPAIAAHAIATYTRPGDVVLDPMCGIGTTLVEAAHQGRQAVGIELEPKWASIARLNLETATVQGASGSGEVHTGDAAEVATRLAQVGLAGRVRLVITSPPYGSMTHGQVRSRRDGADAVEKTAYTYSRDRDRRAANLAYQRPEKLAGSFARIMAACRELLTPGGIVVVTTRPYRKGGELVDFPGQITHACQEAGLVQVDRCAALLCAVRDGEVVGRTSFFQLVEARRLRKGGVPVHVVQHEDALVFTNPAPRQSVEREVRAA; this is encoded by the coding sequence ATGCTCCATGAGAACACCGATCCCGCCATTTCCCCGGACCTGTGCGTGTCCACGTCGGGGCTCTCGGTGTGGGAGACCGGCCAGCAGCAGGCCGCTCGCCAAAGGGGTAACCGCTACTCGCGGCTGTCGCTGGAGCACCCCGCGCGGATGCTCCCGGCCATCGCCGCCCACGCCATCGCGACCTACACCCGCCCGGGGGATGTGGTGCTGGACCCGATGTGCGGGATCGGCACCACCCTGGTCGAGGCCGCCCACCAGGGCCGCCAGGCGGTCGGCATCGAGCTGGAGCCCAAATGGGCGTCCATCGCCCGGCTGAACCTGGAGACCGCCACGGTGCAGGGCGCTTCGGGGTCGGGTGAGGTGCACACCGGCGACGCCGCCGAGGTCGCTACCCGCTTGGCCCAGGTCGGGCTTGCGGGGCGGGTGCGGCTGGTGATCACCTCCCCGCCCTACGGGTCGATGACCCACGGCCAGGTGCGCTCCCGGAGGGACGGGGCGGACGCGGTGGAGAAGACCGCTTACACCTACTCCCGGGACCGCGACCGGAGGGCGGCGAACCTCGCCTACCAGCGCCCGGAGAAGCTGGCCGGCTCCTTCGCCCGGATCATGGCCGCCTGCCGCGAGCTGCTCACCCCCGGCGGGATCGTGGTGGTCACCACCCGCCCTTACCGGAAGGGCGGGGAGCTCGTCGATTTCCCCGGGCAGATCACCCACGCGTGCCAGGAAGCGGGGCTGGTGCAGGTCGACCGGTGCGCAGCCTTGTTGTGCGCGGTCCGTGACGGCGAGGTGGTGGGACGGACCTCGTTCTTCCAGCTCGTAGAGGCCCGCAGGCTCCGCAAGGGAGGTGTGCCGGTGCACGTGGTCCAGCACGAGGATGCCCTGGTCTTCACCAACCCCGCACCGCGACAGAGCGTCGAGCGGGAGGTGCGGGCTGCATGA
- a CDS encoding helix-turn-helix transcriptional regulator has translation MAEVAMLPVALDPVTAGRMLGLGRTTVYRLLREEAFPVPVRRVGRSWVVPTSGVLTFLGLDTPTTSIATGGGCGCGARANTTEEG, from the coding sequence TTGGCCGAGGTCGCCATGCTGCCGGTGGCGCTGGATCCGGTGACGGCCGGTCGGATGCTCGGCCTGGGCCGGACCACCGTCTACCGGCTGCTCCGCGAGGAGGCCTTCCCGGTTCCGGTTCGGAGGGTGGGCCGTAGCTGGGTGGTGCCGACCTCCGGGGTGCTGACCTTTCTCGGTTTGGACACCCCGACCACTTCCATTGCCACCGGCGGTGGGTGCGGGTGCGGTGCGCGTGCGAACACCACGGAAGAAGGGTGA
- a CDS encoding tyrosine-type recombinase/integrase gives MSAYEGSVFKRCGCRNEDSGRALGVKCPRLRREDGAWNPRHGNWWFQLELPRTGEGKRRQARRGGLASQEQARGQLDHVKALLALAEGEQDLEVQVADLIQTALKGRRPLPEVEEVRKRIGAGTDIRREPPLVEEWLRQWLDGKPDLAEGTRASYDGHIRKYLTPHLGKIRVDRLQARHVEAMFAVVEEENVHILECRESEDPEVKRSVRGRRVISLSTKHRIRATLRSALSDAVRSPDLPVSVNIASHVRLPSCPRKRPLVWTADRVRQWEKDGTVPGEVMVWTPEQTRTFLAHARRYTWLHPLFHLIAAKGLRRGEAVGLPWANTRLLDGQIDIRVQVVQLAWETITSTPKSAAGQRTITLDADTIKVLRGWKRFQNEQRLAAGASWANTGLVFTCQDGSGWHPGQVSDWFCRIAKAAELPPITLHGLRHGAASLALAAGTDVKVVSSELGHATTHFTQDTYQSVYPDVAKAAAEATAALLRGTPVSAG, from the coding sequence ATGAGCGCGTACGAGGGGTCGGTGTTCAAACGGTGCGGATGCCGCAACGAGGACAGCGGTCGGGCGTTGGGGGTGAAGTGCCCGCGGCTGCGTCGGGAGGACGGGGCGTGGAACCCCAGGCACGGGAACTGGTGGTTCCAGCTCGAACTCCCGCGCACCGGTGAGGGCAAGCGCCGCCAGGCCCGCCGGGGCGGTCTGGCCTCTCAGGAGCAGGCCCGGGGACAGCTCGACCACGTGAAAGCGCTGCTGGCCCTGGCTGAGGGCGAGCAGGATCTTGAAGTCCAGGTCGCGGACCTGATCCAGACCGCGCTCAAGGGTCGTCGGCCTCTGCCCGAGGTTGAGGAGGTCCGTAAACGCATCGGCGCGGGGACAGACATCCGGCGCGAGCCGCCGCTGGTGGAGGAGTGGTTGCGCCAGTGGCTGGACGGCAAGCCCGATCTCGCGGAGGGCACCCGGGCTTCCTATGACGGGCACATCCGCAAATACCTGACCCCCCACTTGGGGAAGATCCGGGTGGATCGGCTCCAAGCGCGTCATGTGGAGGCGATGTTCGCGGTAGTGGAGGAGGAGAACGTGCACATCCTGGAGTGCCGCGAATCCGAGGACCCAGAGGTGAAGAGGTCGGTGCGGGGGCGGCGGGTGATCTCGCTGTCCACGAAGCACCGTATCCGGGCCACGTTGCGCAGCGCGTTGTCGGACGCGGTCCGCTCCCCGGACCTACCGGTGTCGGTGAACATCGCCTCGCACGTGCGCCTTCCCTCCTGCCCGAGGAAGCGGCCCCTGGTGTGGACCGCCGACCGGGTCCGTCAGTGGGAGAAGGACGGGACGGTGCCGGGGGAGGTGATGGTCTGGACACCCGAGCAGACCCGTACCTTCCTGGCCCATGCGAGGAGGTACACGTGGCTGCATCCTCTGTTCCACCTCATCGCCGCCAAGGGACTGCGCCGGGGTGAGGCGGTGGGGTTGCCGTGGGCGAACACCCGGCTGCTGGACGGCCAGATCGACATCCGCGTCCAGGTGGTGCAACTGGCGTGGGAGACGATCACCTCGACCCCCAAGAGCGCGGCGGGCCAGCGCACCATCACCCTGGACGCCGACACCATCAAAGTGCTGCGGGGGTGGAAGAGGTTCCAGAATGAACAGCGCCTCGCAGCTGGGGCCTCCTGGGCGAACACCGGGTTGGTGTTCACCTGTCAGGACGGGTCGGGGTGGCATCCGGGTCAGGTCAGTGACTGGTTCTGCCGCATCGCCAAAGCCGCCGAACTCCCGCCGATCACCTTGCACGGGCTCCGCCACGGGGCGGCCTCGCTCGCGCTGGCGGCGGGTACGGACGTGAAGGTGGTCTCCTCCGAGCTTGGCCACGCCACGACCCATTTCACCCAGGATACCTACCAGTCGGTGTACCCCGACGTGGCCAAGGCGGCGGCCGAGGCGACTGCCGCGCTGCTGCGCGGTACCCCGGTCTCGGCCGGATAG